In Streptomyces sp. NBC_00341, the DNA window CCGTACACCTTGTCGTCCGGGAAATCGTCCTTCGTATAGGTCTTGACCTCGTCGACGGCGAAGACCGCGGTACGCCGGTCGGCCCTGGAGACCCTCACCTTGTCGCCCCGGTGCAGGGCGTTGAGGTTGAGGAAGATCGCCGGCCCTGTTTCGGTGTCGCGGTGACCGACGATCAAGGAGGTCCCGGCGTCACCGGGTGACGGGCCGTTCCGATACCAGCCCACCACCCTCGGCGTGCTCAGCGGCGGGGCGCCGAGACGGCCCTTGGCGTCGAGCCCGAGACCGATGACCGGGGCCTCGATGAAGATGCCGGGAACCGCGATCTTCACCGGTCGCGAGGGTGACAGGGGCAGCTGCTTGGCTCGCTGCGCCGGCAGGTCTCCGCCGCCCGCGGCATCGCCGCCGCGGGTGGCGGAGACCGACGGGTCGTCGGACGAGTCCGAACTCGCCCAGACGATGCCGGCCATCAGTGAGGAGAACACGCACAGTGTCATCGTGAGACGGCATGCACGGGTCGGCCCCCGTCGTCGTCTGCGGGCCCTACGCCTCGTTGCGGGCACGACGGCGTGCGGATCGGCGGACCATGATCAGGCCTGCGGCTCCGACCGTCCCGGCGGCCAGGGCGGCGGTCGTGCCGACGCTCCAGTCGCTGTCGGAGCTGAGGTTGGTCATGTCCGGGACGCCGCCGCCACCGGCGGGCACGCCACCGGACGGCTTCTCGTAGTTCGACTCGGCACCGGAAGCCGACGAGTCGCGGTCGTCCCTGTCCGCACGACCGCCGTTGTTGGCGGGCTTGGAGCAGTCGACCCGGAAGCTCTTCTGCTTCGGGCCCGCCGGGACGATCCACACCAGCTGGTACGTGCCCTCCGGGAGCAGGTACTCCTGGCTGCGGGCCGAGCCGTTCACGAGGGGCAGTGTGCTCTGCAGGGTGTCGCCCGGGGGGACGGTCGGGGGCTGCGCGGTGATCGTCCAGGGAACCGCCGGGAACGACTCGAAGTTGCTCGCGTTGAGGACGAACTTGCAGACCTCCACCCCGTCGTGGCCGCGCGAGTTCCAGCCGACCGAGCGGACGTCGATGTTGCCGCTGTCGCCGGGGGCGGCGTAGGCGGCGGATGCTCCAGCCAGCGTCGCTCCGGCGATGGCGACCGCAGCAACCGCGGCACCCCCCGCACGGACACTGCGGGTACGGACGGAAGCGGAAATACGCATGCTGAACTCCTTCAAAGCAGGATGATTGTCGTACTGATCGGTTGATCGCCTAAGAGATCGCATGAATCAGTGCGAAAATATGACTTAACACTCTGAAAAAGTCGACTCATACCCTGAGTAGCCGATAGCGGCCGGATCGAGAGGGCCCCGTGCGGGCGATGCCGGGCCTCCTGTCGGCGGCCGCACCGTGCGTGAGGCCTGGACGGGCAGCCCGACGGCCCCGCTCGCGCACATCAGGCACCGGTGCCCGGTCGGGAGGACCCTCTGCCCGGGGTCACCCTTCGTAGCGGGCGGCCAGGGTCCGTACCGTCTCGGCGATGCGGTCGCGGAGTTCAGCCGGTGCCACGACCTCGACGTCGGCGCCCAGCCGCAGGAACTCCCCATGGGCGTGGTCGATCGACTCGATGGGCACCCGGGCCTCCGTCCATCCGTCACCGTCGGATGGGACGCCGAGGCGGCGGGCACCCTCCGGGGTGAGCCGCAGCACGGCCTCCCCGGTGTGCAGTCGCGCCCGGAAATCGGCCAGATAACTGTTCCAGTGCCTGGTCAGGTCGAACCCGTCCTGGATGACGAACTCTTCTTCCAGCGAACGGAGTTCGAGGATCTGATCGATCCGGTAGGAGCGGATCCCGGGTGGTCCGTCGGCGACCAGATACCAGCGGCCGGCCTTGAGGACGAGCCCGTACGGCTCCACCCGCCGTTCGATCTCCTCCGGCGCCCGCCAGCGCCGGTATCGCAGTACCACCGCCCGCCGCGCCCACACCGCGGCGGCGGCAGCGGTCAGGTGAGGCGTCCGGTCGGCGTCGCCGTACCAGCCGGGGGCGTCGAGCAGGAAGCGCTCCTGGATCCGCTCGGCGTGCTCGCGCAGCTCCGCCGGAAGGGCGGCCCGCAGCTTGAGCCGGGCGGTGGCGAGCGCCTCGCCGAGGCCGAGCTCGGCGGCGGGGCCGGGGAGTGCGGCGAGGAACGCGGCCTGCGACTCGTCCGCGGTCAGTCCGGTGAGCCGGGTCCGGTAGCCGTCGACCAGCCGGTAGCCGCCCGCATGTCCGGCGTCACCGTACAGCGGGATACCCGCGGCGCCGAGCGCCTCGACGTCGCGGTAGACGGTCCGTACGGAGACCTCCAGTTCCCCGGCCAGCTGCCGGGCCGTCATCCGGCCCCGGTCCTGGAGCAGCAGAAGGAGGGTGACCAGCCGGCTCGCACGCATGCCGCTCAGTATCCACTGACAGAGGATGTCAGTGGAGCGGCCCTAACCTGCGGCGCATGGACGACTTCGACTTCCTGCACGGATCCTGGGACGTGGCCAACCGCCGTCTCGCCGCACCGCTCGGCTCGGACCCCGGCACCTGGGTGGAGTTCCCCGCTCACGCGGTGGTCCGGCCGCTCTTCGGGGGCGCCGGCAACATTGACGAGATCACCTTTCCCGCCTCCGGCCAACACGGCCTGACCCTGCGGCTGTTCGACCGGGAGACGGAGCGATGGTCTCTCCACTGGTCCGACAGCCGGACGGGCCGACTGTATCCGCCGCTGACCGGCGGCTTCACCGGTGACCGCGGTGATTTCCACGGAGAGGACACCTACGACGGCCGACCCGTCCGCGTGCACTTCGTCTGGTACCGCCTCGGCCGGGACGCTGCCCGTTGGGAGCAGGAGTTCTCCGCCGACGACGGCCGCTCCTGGGAGCTCAACTGGACCATGGATCTCACCCGCACAGGGCAGGCCGGCGGATGAGCATCGTCGAACTCCGGCAGTACACCCTGCATTCCGGAGCCCGGGAGACGCTGATCGAGCTGTTCGAGCGCGAGTTCGTGATCGGTCAGCAGGCGGTGGGCATCACCGTCGGAGGCCGCTTCCGCGACCTCGGCGACCCGGACCGTTTCGTCTGGCTGCGCGCGTTCCCCGACATGGCGCACCGTCGACGCGCTCTGAAGGCGTTCTACACCGGCCCGGTCTGGCGGCAGCACCGCGACGCGGCCAACGCCACCATGGTCGACAGCGACAACGTCCTGCTGCTGCGGGGTCCGGGCTTCATGCCTCCGCCGGGCGCCGGTGAAGTGCTCGCGACAGTCTGCCACCCCACCGACGCCGCCGCCTTCGACGCGTACGCCGCCCGACACCTGAATCCGGTCCATGCGCTGCACCGCACTGAGCACGCCGAGAACGACTTCCCCCGTCTGCCCGTCCGCACCGGGGAGGACGCCCGGGTCTGGTTCGGCCCGGCCGAGCTACCGCCCTGGCCGACCGGACGGCTGCGGCTGGAACCCGTGACGCCTTAGCGTCGGGCTTTCGTGGGGTCAGCGGTCGGACGAGGGGTCAGAAAAGCGCGGCCAGACCACTCCCCGCCCGCCGGATCGCTTGCTGATGCGCCCGCGACCACCCTCGACGCGATCCGCCCGGCACCGGTGCCGACGAAGACGCCGCCCGGCCAGGAGACTGCCGGAAGGTTTCAGACTTCCGTCTCTCCCGGCCCCTCGGTGCCGAACTGTTCGGCCCTCAGCGCGAGGTCCTGCAGCACGTCGGCGGACGACACCTCCGTCTGGCCGGAGTCGTGCACCTGCGCCAGCATCGCGAACGCCAGGGTGAACGCTCCGACCAGTTGCTCCACCGCGCCGCCGACCTCACGGCCGACCAGGCCCACCACGTCCTCGATGGTGGCGTCCTCCGGGATCGCGATCCGCGGCATCGTCTCGTTCAGGAGGGCGGTCACCACGGTCGAGTCGTTGCTGGGGTCACCGCGGTCAGGGCTCTCCTCCAAGAGCCTCCGCATCTCGCCCGCTTCGGTGAGGATGCCGATCACACGCTTCACGACTTCGCTCTGCTCCATCCCGTGAGCATAGGTGCAGGCGCGACGGCAGACGAGGACAAGAGCGTCCATGTCATTCGTGATCTCCGTCGCCCGGCTCCGCCGCCCGGTGGCACCTCCTGGCCCTCCCCCGCCCCACCGTGCCAGGAGGCCCCTTCACCGCCTGCGCCGTAGCGTACGAGGTACGTCCCCGGCGCGCGCGCCGGACACCGGACTCCCGCCGCGCACTCCGGAGCCAGCCATGACCAGCACCGAGCATCCCGTGATCGCCGGGGTCGACGGTTCCTCGACCGGCCGCGACGCACTGGACTGGGCGGCCCGCGAGTCCCGCGGCAGGGGGCTCGGACTGGTGGTCGTGCACGCGCTCCAGCCCGCCCGGCGGGCCGGCCAGGAGGCGCAGCGGCGCGAGGCGGAGGAGCTGCTCACGGAGTCGGTCCGCCGGGTGAACGAGATCGCACCCGGGCTGCGCCCCACGACGCTCGCGCCGCTGGACTTCCCGGCGGCGGCACTGACCGCGCTGAGCCGGGCCGCGTCGATGGTGGTGGTCGGCTCGCGCGGACTGGGCGGCTTCCGCTCCCTGATGCTGGGGTCCAACAGCCTGGCGACCGCGTCCATGGCCCGGTGTCCCGTGGTCGTCGTCCGTGGCGGGCGCCCGGACGAGGAGGAAGAAGAGGAGTACCCGAAGGGCCTCCAGGACGTCGTCGCGGGCGTGGCCGCCGACGAGAGCGCCGAGCCGGTGCTGGAGTTCGCCTTCGAGGCCGCCGCCTCGCGGCCCGGCGCGCGGTTGCGGATCGTGCACGGCTGGATGATGTTCTCCTCGATGCTGTCCGGCGGCCCCGTCTTCGACCTGGAGGCGGCGGCAGGCTCGGCCGAGCGCACTCTCGCCGAGCTCACGGCGGGCCGGCGGGAGGACTACCCGCGGGTCGAGGTCGTGATGGAACCCGTCAACGGCTCCGCGTCGCACACGCTGGTCGCGGCGTCGGCGACCGCGGGCCTGACGGTGATCGGGCGGCGCAGGGGCGGCGAGTCGCTCGGTCTCGGCCTCTCCCCGGTGGCGCAGACGACGCTCACCCATGCGCGGGGCCCGGTGGCCGTGGTCCCCGGCTGACGCCGTCGGCCCGCGTCCCGTCGGGCCCCGGCGGCGCCTCTTCCCGGCCGGCCGGAGCCCACGCCCGGTGCACGGCTCTTGGCCCCTGACGCCCTTGGGCCCAGACTGACCCGATGACGCAGCGTGTGGATCTCTCGACCGTGATGGACCGGATCTCCATCGACGCAGTGATCACCGGCTACGCGGTGGCGGTGGACGACGGCGAATGGGCTGACTACCGGGCACTGTTCGCCCCGGACGGCCGCGCCGACTACCGCACGGCGGGCGGTATCGAAGGGCCCGCCTCCGAGGTGGCGCAATGGCTCTCGCAGACCATGCTGCTCTTTCCCGTACGGCAGCATCTGATCGTCAACCGCCGGCTCGACCTCCAGGATCTCGGCGGCTACCCGGGTGACGGCGCCCGGGTACAGGCCGACTACATGAACCCGATGCGGCTCGGCAACGACACCGAAGGCGCCGGGAGCGGTACGGACGAAGCCCGTCCGACCGCACCGAACTTCGTCTCCGGCGGGCGCTACGCCTTCGAGCTGGTCCGTACGGAGGGCGGCTGGCGGATCAGGGGCGTGACCGTTCACGAGAAGTGGCGGAGCATGACGGGCGCCCTCGCCGCCGACTGATCCGCGCCGGTCCGCTTCCGCTGCCCCACACTGGGGGAGAACACGGAGACGGGTCGCCGGGAGACCGAGAGACCGGGTTCCCGAGGGACCGGGCGGCGCGGGCAGGACGATGCGGGCAGGACGAGGAGGCGCTCCATGTGGACCGGGGCCGGGCAGCGGCGCGAGTGGGGCGAACGGATACTCGCATCCACCGTGTGGCGCGGTGTCGTCGCGCTCCTGGCGGGTGCGTTGCCCGCGCTGGCGTTCCCCGCCCCCGCGCTGTGGTGGTTCGCCTATGTGGCGCTGGTGCCGTTGCTGCTGCTGATCCGGTCCGCCGGCACGGGCCGCCGGGCGGCCGTCGACGGTTGGCTCGGCGGCACCGGATACATGCTCGCCGTGCACCACTGGCTGATGCCGAGTCTCCATGTGTTCATCGTGGTGCTGGCGGCGCTGCTCGGTCTGCTGTGGGCGCCGTGGGGCCTGCTCGTCTCCCGTCTGCTGGGCGGGCGGCTGTCCGGTACGGCGGTGGTGGCGGCCGTGATCGTGGTGCCGTGCGGCTGGCTGATGATCGAGCTGGCCCGCTCCTGGGAGGCGCTCGGCGGCCCCTGGGGGCTGCTGGGGGCGAGCCAGTGGCAGGTGGCGCCGGCGCTCCGGCTGGCCTCGGTGGGCGGGGTGTGGCTGGTGAGCCTGCTGGTGGTGGCGGTGAACACCGCGCTCACGCTGCTGCTGGTGGCCTCGGCCGCCCGCACGGCGGCGGTCGTCTCGCTCGTGGCGGGCGCCGTGGTGGTGGGCACGGTATGGGTGTGGGCGCCCCGGCCGGAGCGGTCGGGGGTGGCACGGATCGCCGTCGTGCAGCCCGGCGTCATCGAGGGGCCCGGCAGTGTGCAGCGCCGGTTCGCCCGCAGTGAGGAGCTGACGCGCTCGCTGGCCGGCCGGGATCTCGACCTGGTCGTGTGGGGCGAGAGCAGTGTCGCGGTGGATCCGGTCCGGCGGCCCGATGTCGCGGCCCGGATCGCGGCGCTGTCGCGGCTGGTGGGCGCGGACGTGCTGGTGAACGTGGACGCACGGCAGACCGACGCCTCCGGCCGGACCGGCATCTTCAAGAGCGCGGTGCTGGTGGGTCCGCACGGGCTGACCGGGGACCGTTACGACAAGATGCGGCTGGTTCCGTTCGGCGAGTACGTCCCGGCCCGTTCGGCGCTCGGCTGGGCGACCTCGATGGGCAGGGCCGCGGGCGAGGACCGGCTGCGCGGCGCCCGGCAGGTGACGATGGCGCTGCCCGGTGCGGACCGGATGCGCATCGGCCCGCTGGTCTGTTTCGAGTCCGCGTTTCCCGATATGAGCCGGCAGCTGACCCGGGACGGTGCGCAGGTGCTGGTCGCCCAGTCCTCCACGTCGTCGTTCCAGCACGGCTGGGCACCCGCCCAGCACGCCTCGCTCGGGGCGCTGCGGGCCGCCGAGAACGGCCGCCCGATGGTGCACGCCACGCTGACGGGCGTCAGCGCGGTGTACGGCCCGCAGGGCGAGCGGGTCGGGGCGCCGCTCGGTACGGGCACCAGCGGCGCCGAGGTGTTCGGCGTGCCCATGGCCGGCGGCACCACGCTCTACGTCCGGCTGGGTGACTGGCCGTTGTACGGCGCGCTGGCGGTCCTGGCCGCGTTCTGTGCGTTCGAGGGGGTGCGGTCGGTGCGCGGCAGGCCCGGCAGGTCCGTGCCGGTGGGTGCGGCCTCCGCCGGCGGCGGGACCCCGGACGGAGCCGGCGCGGTGACCAGGTCCGCGCGGTGACGCGTGAGCGGGCGTGCGTCAGAACGCGTTCCGGCCCGGACCGTTCACGGCGACGATGTCGCCCATCGCGTCGACGGTGAGCGCGATCCGTTCGGCCTTGTTGGTGAGGCCGAGCACCAGCCACGCCATGCTCCACAGGAAACAGCTGAAGACCGTCAGGACGGCGTGCAGCACATGGTTCAGGGGGCGGCCCCTGACCATGACGACCTGGGTCTCGGAGCGGGACTCCACACGCCAGCCGCTCGCGATCCGCTGGCTGACCGCCCAGTCGAGGATCAGTGCGCGCCGCGTGGCGTCGGGCGGGCGGCCGTCCGCCGAGTAGTAGCCGGGCGGGGGCTGGAGCGCGCTCCAGCCCTGGGGCTCGTGGCGGGGTCTCACGAGGTCACCTCCACGGGCCGGGGGTCCATCTCGTCAGCCTGCATGGCCCCCGGTCCGCACGCATCCGCAGGACCGGCGGGCGGCCCCGCGAGCTTCCCGCGCGGAGCCCTACGCGCAGTCGAGGTCACGCAGGACGCGCTCGCACAGTTCGTGCGTCTCCAGGGCGTCCCGGGCGCTCGGCGTCCGTCCGTCCCGCACGGCGTCCAGGAACGTCAGCACGCTCTGCTCGATGCCGCGCTGGCGGGCCACCGGCACCCAGTCGCCGCGCCGCCGCATGCTCGGCTGGCCCTTGTGGTCAATCACCTCTGCGAGGTTGACGACCTCGCGCTTGGAGTCCTGTCCGGATACCTCGAGGCGTTCCTCGGTCGAGCCGCTGAGGCGGTTCATCGCCCCGATGGCGGTGAAACCGTCGCCGGACAGCTGGAGCACGACGTGGTGCATCAGGCCGTCGCGGATCCTGGCCCGTACGACGGTGTGCTCGACCGGGCCCGGGATCAGGAAACGCAGGGTGTCGACGACGTGGATGAAGTCGTCGAACACCATGGTCCGGGGGTCCTCCGGCAGCCCGACCCGGTTCTTCTGCATCAGGATCAGCTCGCGCGGGTGCTCGGCGCACTGGGCGTAGCCGGGCGCCAGGCGGCGGTTGAATCCGACGGCGAGGCCGACTCCTCTGGCCTCCGCCAGCTCCACCAGCCGCTCGGACTCCGCGAGCCCGTAGGCGAGCGGCTTGTCGACGTAGGTGGGGACGCCCGCCTCGATCAGCCGGCCGGCGATCTCCGGATGCGCTGCGGTCGGGGCGTGCACGAACGCCGCGTCCAGTCCCTGGTCGAGCAGCGAGCCGAGGTCCGTGTGGCACTGCGCGGCGGGGATCCGGTGGGTCTCCGCGACGGCGGCCAGGGTGGCGGGGGTGCGGGTCTGCAGATGCAGTTCGACCCCCGGCAGGGTGCTGAGTACCGGCAGGTACGCCTTCTGCGCGATGTCTCCGAGCCCGATGCAGCCGACCTTCACAGGGTTTCCCTCTCGCTGTTCAGCGCCGTGCGTCGCGGTTCTCGTCCGTGGTGGTCCGCCGCGTTTGTACGACCGGCGCGTCGTTCGTTCCGGCAGCATACGTGGGCTGCGGCGGGCGCCAGTCGGCGATGCCGTCGAACGTGCGCAGGACGAGACCCGGTCCGAGCCGGGAGACCGTGGACATCGTGAAGTCGCGAAGCGCGACGGAGACGGGCCCGGACAGGCGCATCAGCCGCGAGACCTGTGCCGCCTTGCGCACGATGGCGGTGGTCCGGGGCAGCCGCTCGGCGGTGTACGCGGCGAGGCCCGCACCCAGGTCCGTGCCCGGTGCGACGTGGTGGGCGAGCACGACGGCGTCCTCGATGGCCTGGTTGCCGCCCTGGCCCAGGGTGGGGGCCATGGCGTGGGCGGCGTCCCCGACGAGCACCGTGCGGCCCCGGTGGAAGGCGGGCAGCGGCTCTGTCATCTGGTGGACATCGTTGCGCAGGACGCTTCCGGGTGCGACGGCTTCGATGATCCCGGGTATCGGGCGGTGCCAGTCACCGAACCTGCGCAGCAGTTCGGCCCGCTCGTCGTCGGCGGCCCGCGCACCCGCCGGGGCGACCGCAGCCGCGTACGCGTAGGCCCGGCCGTCCTTGAACGGCTGGGTGCCCCAGAGCGCGCCGCGTCCCCAGGTCTCGTGCGGGGCGAAGGGCTCCGCGGGCGCGGGGACCAGGACACGCCAGGTGGTGAAGCCCGCGTACGACGGGCCGGGGTGGTCCGGGAAGAGGGCGTCCCGTACGGCCGAGTGGATACCGTCGGCGCCGATCACGAGCTCGGCCTCGACGGTCCCGTCCGGGGTGCCGATCACGGCGGGCCGGCCGCCCGCGGTGCCCGGGTCCACGAGGCGGGCCGGGCAGCCGGTGCGGACGGCGGACGCGGGGAGCGCGGCGGCGAGGCGGTCGACCAGGGTGGCCCGGTGCAGCAGGACGAGCGGACCGCCGAACCGCTCGGCCGCGGCGGTGCTGTCGGTCCTGGCGAGCCAGCGGCCGTCCGGTGAGCGCATACCGCCCTCGCCCTGCCAGGCGGCCAGGGACCTGATCTCGTCGCCGAGCCCGATGACGTCCAGGGCGCGCTGGGCGTTGGGGGCGAGGCTGATGCCGGCGCCGACGGGTTCCAGCGACGCGGACCGTTCCACCACGGTGACGTGCCATCCCGACCGGTGCAGGGCCACCGCCGTCGTGAGTCCACCGATTCCGCTGCCGATGACGACCGCACGGGGTGCGCGCATGGCTCCTCCTCGATCCCGGTACCCGGAAACTACAGCTGTAGTAACAACAACTCCAACGTACTACACCTGTAGTCGCGGCGGTAGGTTGATCCCATGGCCCCACGCACCACCGGCTCCGCCCGTGCCGATCTGATCACCGACGCCGCGCTCGACCTGCTGGCCGAACGCGGCATGCGCGGGCTGACGCACCGGG includes these proteins:
- a CDS encoding class F sortase — its product is MTLCVFSSLMAGIVWASSDSSDDPSVSATRGGDAAGGGDLPAQRAKQLPLSPSRPVKIAVPGIFIEAPVIGLGLDAKGRLGAPPLSTPRVVGWYRNGPSPGDAGTSLIVGHRDTETGPAIFLNLNALHRGDKVRVSRADRRTAVFAVDEVKTYTKDDFPDDKVYGTTNRPELRLMTCGGRFNKKSGYSANVVVFAHLTSLKKQAA
- a CDS encoding YafY family protein → MRASRLVTLLLLLQDRGRMTARQLAGELEVSVRTVYRDVEALGAAGIPLYGDAGHAGGYRLVDGYRTRLTGLTADESQAAFLAALPGPAAELGLGEALATARLKLRAALPAELREHAERIQERFLLDAPGWYGDADRTPHLTAAAAAVWARRAVVLRYRRWRAPEEIERRVEPYGLVLKAGRWYLVADGPPGIRSYRIDQILELRSLEEEFVIQDGFDLTRHWNSYLADFRARLHTGEAVLRLTPEGARRLGVPSDGDGWTEARVPIESIDHAHGEFLRLGADVEVVAPAELRDRIAETVRTLAARYEG
- a CDS encoding NIPSNAP family protein, encoding MSIVELRQYTLHSGARETLIELFEREFVIGQQAVGITVGGRFRDLGDPDRFVWLRAFPDMAHRRRALKAFYTGPVWRQHRDAANATMVDSDNVLLLRGPGFMPPPGAGEVLATVCHPTDAAAFDAYAARHLNPVHALHRTEHAENDFPRLPVRTGEDARVWFGPAELPPWPTGRLRLEPVTP
- a CDS encoding universal stress protein, with amino-acid sequence MTSTEHPVIAGVDGSSTGRDALDWAARESRGRGLGLVVVHALQPARRAGQEAQRREAEELLTESVRRVNEIAPGLRPTTLAPLDFPAAALTALSRAASMVVVGSRGLGGFRSLMLGSNSLATASMARCPVVVVRGGRPDEEEEEEYPKGLQDVVAGVAADESAEPVLEFAFEAAASRPGARLRIVHGWMMFSSMLSGGPVFDLEAAAGSAERTLAELTAGRREDYPRVEVVMEPVNGSASHTLVAASATAGLTVIGRRRGGESLGLGLSPVAQTTLTHARGPVAVVPG
- a CDS encoding nuclear transport factor 2 family protein, with product MTQRVDLSTVMDRISIDAVITGYAVAVDDGEWADYRALFAPDGRADYRTAGGIEGPASEVAQWLSQTMLLFPVRQHLIVNRRLDLQDLGGYPGDGARVQADYMNPMRLGNDTEGAGSGTDEARPTAPNFVSGGRYAFELVRTEGGWRIRGVTVHEKWRSMTGALAAD
- the lnt gene encoding apolipoprotein N-acyltransferase, which codes for MWTGAGQRREWGERILASTVWRGVVALLAGALPALAFPAPALWWFAYVALVPLLLLIRSAGTGRRAAVDGWLGGTGYMLAVHHWLMPSLHVFIVVLAALLGLLWAPWGLLVSRLLGGRLSGTAVVAAVIVVPCGWLMIELARSWEALGGPWGLLGASQWQVAPALRLASVGGVWLVSLLVVAVNTALTLLLVASAARTAAVVSLVAGAVVVGTVWVWAPRPERSGVARIAVVQPGVIEGPGSVQRRFARSEELTRSLAGRDLDLVVWGESSVAVDPVRRPDVAARIAALSRLVGADVLVNVDARQTDASGRTGIFKSAVLVGPHGLTGDRYDKMRLVPFGEYVPARSALGWATSMGRAAGEDRLRGARQVTMALPGADRMRIGPLVCFESAFPDMSRQLTRDGAQVLVAQSSTSSFQHGWAPAQHASLGALRAAENGRPMVHATLTGVSAVYGPQGERVGAPLGTGTSGAEVFGVPMAGGTTLYVRLGDWPLYGALAVLAAFCAFEGVRSVRGRPGRSVPVGAASAGGGTPDGAGAVTRSAR
- a CDS encoding Gfo/Idh/MocA family protein, which encodes MKVGCIGLGDIAQKAYLPVLSTLPGVELHLQTRTPATLAAVAETHRIPAAQCHTDLGSLLDQGLDAAFVHAPTAAHPEIAGRLIEAGVPTYVDKPLAYGLAESERLVELAEARGVGLAVGFNRRLAPGYAQCAEHPRELILMQKNRVGLPEDPRTMVFDDFIHVVDTLRFLIPGPVEHTVVRARIRDGLMHHVVLQLSGDGFTAIGAMNRLSGSTEERLEVSGQDSKREVVNLAEVIDHKGQPSMRRRGDWVPVARQRGIEQSVLTFLDAVRDGRTPSARDALETHELCERVLRDLDCA
- a CDS encoding FAD-dependent oxidoreductase; translation: MRAPRAVVIGSGIGGLTTAVALHRSGWHVTVVERSASLEPVGAGISLAPNAQRALDVIGLGDEIRSLAAWQGEGGMRSPDGRWLARTDSTAAAERFGGPLVLLHRATLVDRLAAALPASAVRTGCPARLVDPGTAGGRPAVIGTPDGTVEAELVIGADGIHSAVRDALFPDHPGPSYAGFTTWRVLVPAPAEPFAPHETWGRGALWGTQPFKDGRAYAYAAAVAPAGARAADDERAELLRRFGDWHRPIPGIIEAVAPGSVLRNDVHQMTEPLPAFHRGRTVLVGDAAHAMAPTLGQGGNQAIEDAVVLAHHVAPGTDLGAGLAAYTAERLPRTTAIVRKAAQVSRLMRLSGPVSVALRDFTMSTVSRLGPGLVLRTFDGIADWRPPQPTYAAGTNDAPVVQTRRTTTDENRDARR